A region of Pseudomonas cavernicola DNA encodes the following proteins:
- a CDS encoding aminotransferase class V-fold PLP-dependent enzyme, giving the protein MSEGALTLPNQRHLFDIPDDVVYLNCASLAPQMLSVRAAGEAAMSRNAQPWKIHAEDWFTQVEELRALFAQVINADAESVALIPATSYGLSVAAANVEAKPHDRILLIADDYPSTVYTWRAFAKRTGAEILTVERAEQESWTDAILKVFDQRVKVVSVPNVHWTNGALIDLKRIGQRAREVGATFIVDASQSLGAMSTDVAELRPDYLVTVGYKWLLGPFSVGYMYIDSARRDGKPIEQNWILRADSENFDGLVDYRDEYQPGARRFDVGERTNFTLTPMAIAALKQLLEWDITRITSTLSKITASIERRADRLGLRTLAAEQRGPHMLGIELPSESLKSVAARLAEQNVYVGIRGASMRVSPHVYITERDLDRFFNLLKNAL; this is encoded by the coding sequence ATGTCGGAAGGCGCTTTAACACTTCCTAATCAGCGCCACCTTTTCGACATCCCCGATGATGTTGTCTATCTCAACTGCGCCAGCCTCGCCCCGCAAATGTTATCCGTCCGCGCCGCAGGCGAAGCCGCGATGTCGCGTAACGCTCAACCTTGGAAGATCCACGCAGAGGATTGGTTTACGCAGGTCGAAGAGCTCCGCGCTTTGTTCGCGCAAGTTATCAATGCGGATGCCGAAAGCGTGGCATTGATTCCAGCCACCAGCTACGGGCTTTCGGTCGCAGCGGCTAACGTCGAAGCGAAGCCGCATGACCGCATCCTTTTGATCGCCGATGATTACCCTTCAACCGTGTACACATGGAGAGCTTTCGCAAAGCGAACGGGCGCGGAGATTCTGACGGTTGAGCGAGCCGAACAGGAAAGTTGGACGGACGCGATTCTGAAAGTTTTTGATCAGCGCGTGAAGGTAGTTTCAGTGCCGAACGTGCATTGGACGAACGGCGCGCTTATAGATTTGAAACGCATTGGCCAACGCGCGCGTGAGGTCGGCGCTACCTTCATCGTTGATGCGAGCCAATCGCTGGGCGCAATGTCGACAGATGTGGCGGAGTTGCGTCCTGATTATCTGGTGACGGTCGGCTACAAGTGGCTGCTCGGACCTTTTAGCGTCGGCTATATGTACATTGACAGTGCGCGCCGTGACGGAAAGCCGATTGAGCAGAATTGGATTCTGCGGGCTGACTCGGAAAACTTCGACGGTCTGGTTGACTATAGAGATGAGTATCAGCCAGGCGCACGGCGGTTCGATGTCGGCGAGCGCACCAACTTCACGCTTACGCCTATGGCGATAGCAGCGCTCAAGCAACTGCTCGAATGGGACATTACTCGCATTACGTCCACGCTCTCGAAGATTACCGCGTCAATCGAACGGCGGGCGGACAGGCTAGGGCTCCGAACACTCGCCGCCGAGCAAAGAGGCCCGCACATGCTTGGCATCGAGTTGCCGAGTGAGAGCCTTAAATCGGTTGCCGCCCGACTCGCAGAACAGAACGTGTACGTCGGCATTCGCGGCGCGTCAATGCGGGTTTCGCCGCACGTGTACATCACCGAGCGCGACCTGGATCGATTCTTTAATCTGCTGAAAAATGCTTTGTGA
- a CDS encoding GGDEF domain-containing protein, with protein sequence MTDDAQRWKEKYLSCLEQQEQLERRWDARLDLLRRGLVRSSLAAEGTDKVVDQCMQDLREIVRRDDMDAGLSALIPRLERAVLDSEQRRQERGAQVTSALGGLVGQLLGLPLPSEVRKPLKRFTKQLEGRAGQLRELPALLVELNGLQRQALAMLETPEAARPGLLQRLFGGRENVLAATERLSDSTAHQASAAGAVRAEATALATVVDEPGDGFAAAAPASAVALPPLSAAAAPVSLARAPVLNEVRSIAAADLSGALAHSALTGLDSLPLPAALLTEGAVQVVSAAIPAAATLAEIPLPDPLYALPVAAEPSYSAIAEHVEATLLGLLDELPLPERHQPQADTLRLRIQAGLNMYELVPVLDDFAVLMLALADLGQREFEGYLKQLNERLATFQGGLQDAHQGYADSMLAARELDSELRQQVDGLHSSVQEATDLGNLKHLVENRLDSLLGTMEQYQRQRDEREQQVAGRLQTLVERVASMEQEAKGFRDHLEEQRQKALTDPLTGLPNRAAWSERLELEVARWQGYGGELLLAMLDIDYFKRINDNYGHLAGDKVLKIIAGELSRRLRKTDFIARFGGEEFVLLLPATPLAGGQQLLETLRAAIEACPFHFKGERVTITLSAGLTAFSPGERGELVFERADQALYRAKRSGRNQLEVG encoded by the coding sequence ATGACTGACGACGCCCAGCGCTGGAAAGAAAAGTACTTGAGCTGCCTCGAGCAGCAAGAGCAGCTCGAGCGGCGCTGGGACGCCCGCCTCGACTTGCTGCGCCGCGGCTTGGTGCGCAGCTCGCTGGCCGCCGAAGGGACAGACAAGGTGGTCGATCAATGCATGCAGGACTTGCGCGAGATCGTTCGCCGCGACGATATGGATGCCGGGCTTTCTGCCTTGATTCCACGCCTGGAAAGGGCCGTGCTGGATTCCGAGCAGCGCCGCCAGGAGCGGGGCGCGCAAGTCACCAGTGCGCTCGGCGGACTGGTCGGCCAGTTGCTGGGCTTGCCGTTGCCCAGTGAGGTGCGCAAGCCACTGAAGCGCTTTACCAAACAGCTGGAGGGCCGTGCAGGCCAGCTGCGTGAGCTGCCGGCGTTGCTCGTTGAGTTGAACGGCCTGCAGCGCCAAGCCTTGGCCATGCTGGAAACCCCCGAAGCGGCGCGTCCTGGTTTGCTGCAGCGCTTGTTCGGTGGCCGTGAGAATGTCCTGGCGGCGACCGAGAGGCTGAGTGACAGCACCGCGCATCAGGCATCCGCAGCGGGGGCAGTGCGCGCCGAGGCGACTGCGCTGGCGACGGTAGTCGACGAGCCGGGTGACGGTTTCGCCGCTGCCGCACCAGCATCGGCCGTGGCGTTGCCGCCGCTCAGCGCGGCCGCCGCGCCGGTCAGTCTGGCGCGGGCTCCTGTACTCAACGAGGTGAGGTCAATTGCAGCGGCTGACCTCAGCGGCGCGCTCGCCCACTCCGCGCTAACGGGATTGGACAGCTTGCCGCTCCCCGCTGCACTGCTGACCGAGGGTGCTGTCCAGGTTGTCTCGGCGGCAATCCCCGCAGCGGCCACGCTGGCGGAAATACCGCTACCCGACCCGCTCTATGCCCTACCGGTCGCCGCCGAACCGAGCTACAGCGCGATTGCCGAGCATGTCGAGGCGACGCTGCTGGGCTTGCTCGATGAGTTGCCCTTGCCCGAGCGTCATCAGCCACAAGCCGACACGTTGCGCCTGCGTATCCAGGCCGGCTTGAACATGTACGAACTGGTACCGGTGCTGGATGATTTTGCCGTACTGATGCTGGCGCTTGCCGACCTTGGCCAGCGCGAGTTCGAGGGTTACCTCAAGCAACTGAATGAGCGTTTGGCGACCTTCCAGGGCGGCCTGCAGGACGCCCACCAAGGGTATGCCGATTCGATGCTGGCGGCCCGCGAGCTCGACAGCGAACTACGCCAGCAGGTCGATGGGCTGCACAGCAGCGTGCAGGAGGCCACCGATCTGGGCAACCTCAAGCACCTGGTCGAGAACCGTCTGGATAGCTTGTTGGGCACCATGGAGCAGTACCAGCGCCAGCGCGATGAGCGCGAACAGCAAGTCGCCGGGCGGTTACAGACCCTGGTCGAGCGGGTGGCGAGCATGGAGCAGGAAGCCAAGGGTTTTCGCGACCACCTGGAGGAGCAGCGGCAGAAGGCCCTGACCGATCCGCTCACCGGCTTGCCCAACCGTGCGGCCTGGAGCGAGCGGCTGGAGCTGGAAGTGGCGCGCTGGCAGGGCTATGGCGGCGAGTTGCTGCTGGCCATGTTGGATATCGATTACTTCAAGCGGATCAATGACAACTACGGCCATCTGGCCGGCGACAAGGTCTTGAAGATCATCGCCGGGGAGCTGAGCCGCCGTCTGCGCAAGACCGACTTCATTGCCCGCTTCGGTGGCGAGGAGTTCGTCCTGCTGCTTCCGGCGACGCCGCTGGCGGGTGGCCAGCAACTGCTGGAAACCCTGCGTGCGGCTATAGAGGCCTGCCCGTTCCACTTCAAGGGCGAGCGCGTCACCATCACCTTGTCCGCGGGGCTCACGGCGTTCAGTCCGGGTGAGCGTGGCGAACTGGTCTTTGAGCGCGCCGATCAGGCTCTGTACCGGGCCAAACGCAGCGGCCGCAATCAGCTCGAAGTGGGTTAA
- a CDS encoding homoserine kinase encodes MSVFTPLERTELEAFLAPYGLGRLRDFQGISAGSENSNFFISLEQGEFVLTLVERGPIQDLPFFIELLDVLHAAGLPVPYALRTTDGEALRSLAEKPALLQPRLPGKHVSQPNAHHCSEVGNLLARLHLATHEQVLERKSDRGLDWMLSEGPSLALQLPEQELPLLRDALAEIAALKTQIQALPRANLHADVFRDNVLFDGTHLAGLIDFYNACSGPMLYDLAIALNDWCSTADGRLDAPRARALLGAYAALRPFTPAEAELWPAMLRTACVRFWLSRLIAAESFAGQEVLIHDPAEFQRRLAQRQQVSIPLPFAL; translated from the coding sequence ATGTCTGTCTTCACGCCCCTCGAACGCACCGAGCTGGAAGCCTTTCTCGCGCCCTATGGGCTCGGTCGCCTGCGCGACTTTCAAGGCATCAGCGCCGGTAGCGAGAACAGCAATTTTTTCATCAGCCTGGAGCAGGGCGAGTTCGTCTTGACCCTGGTGGAGCGCGGCCCGATCCAGGATCTGCCGTTCTTTATCGAACTACTCGACGTGCTGCATGCCGCCGGCCTGCCGGTGCCCTACGCCCTGCGCACCACCGATGGCGAGGCGTTGCGCAGCCTGGCGGAGAAGCCGGCGCTGTTACAGCCACGCCTGCCGGGCAAGCATGTCAGCCAGCCGAATGCCCACCACTGCAGCGAAGTCGGCAACCTGCTGGCACGCCTGCATCTGGCCACCCACGAGCAGGTGCTGGAGCGCAAAAGCGATCGCGGCCTGGACTGGATGCTCAGCGAAGGCCCAAGCCTGGCGCTGCAACTGCCGGAACAGGAGCTGCCGCTGCTACGTGATGCGCTGGCCGAGATAGCCGCACTCAAAACCCAGATCCAAGCGCTGCCGCGGGCCAACCTGCATGCCGACGTGTTTCGCGACAACGTGCTGTTCGACGGCACCCATCTGGCCGGGCTGATCGACTTCTATAACGCCTGCTCGGGGCCGATGCTCTATGACCTGGCCATCGCCCTGAATGACTGGTGCTCGACGGCCGACGGTCGTCTTGATGCCCCACGTGCTCGCGCCCTGCTCGGCGCCTATGCCGCGCTGCGGCCCTTCACCCCAGCCGAAGCGGAACTCTGGCCAGCGATGCTGCGCACTGCCTGCGTGCGTTTCTGGCTGTCGCGGCTGATCGCTGCCGAATCTTTCGCCGGCCAGGAAGTGCTGATCCATGATCCGGCAGAGTTCCAGCGGCGGCTGGCGCAGCGCCAACAGGTCAGCATTCCGCTGCCGTTCGCGCTCTAA
- the yihA gene encoding ribosome biogenesis GTP-binding protein YihA/YsxC, whose translation MQPKNPIIGLCQQADFMISAAKVDQCPDDEGYEVAFAGRSNAGKSSALNTLTHASLARTSKTPGRTQLLNFFRLDDERRLVDLPGYGYAKVPIPLKLHWQRHLEAYLGSRRSLSGLMLMMDIRHPLTEFDRLMLDWSAASQMPMHILLTKADKLAFGAAKNALLKVQQDLRKGWGEGVSIQLFSAPKRQGIEEAQAVLARWLQLEDRTPEE comes from the coding sequence ATGCAACCTAAGAATCCCATCATCGGCCTGTGCCAACAGGCTGACTTTATGATCAGCGCCGCAAAAGTCGACCAGTGCCCGGACGATGAAGGCTACGAAGTCGCCTTCGCCGGACGCTCCAACGCCGGCAAATCCAGCGCACTGAACACCCTGACCCACGCCAGTCTGGCGCGCACCTCGAAGACCCCTGGGCGTACCCAGCTGCTGAACTTCTTTCGGCTAGACGACGAGCGCCGCCTGGTCGATCTGCCGGGTTATGGCTACGCCAAGGTGCCGATTCCGCTCAAACTGCACTGGCAGCGCCACCTGGAAGCCTACCTTGGCAGCCGCCGCAGCCTGTCCGGGTTGATGCTGATGATGGACATCCGCCATCCGCTGACCGAGTTCGACCGGCTGATGCTCGACTGGTCCGCCGCCAGCCAGATGCCCATGCACATCCTGTTGACCAAGGCCGACAAGCTGGCCTTCGGCGCGGCGAAAAACGCCCTGCTCAAGGTGCAGCAGGATCTGCGCAAAGGCTGGGGCGAAGGGGTCAGTATTCAGCTGTTCTCGGCGCCGAAACGCCAAGGCATTGAAGAGGCGCAAGCCGTGCTGGCGCGCTGGCTGCAGCTGGAAGACCGCACGCCGGAAGAGTAA
- a CDS encoding c-type cytochrome — protein sequence MNKVFVSLLLTLGITGMAHAAGDAAAGQGKAAMCGACHGADGNSPAPNFPKLAGQGERYLLKQMLDIKAGNRQVLEMTGLLTNVSDADLQDIAAYFASQKMSVGAADPKLVARGEELFRGGKLDQGMPACTGCHSPDGSGNAAAGFPQLGGQHATYVAKQLTDFREGNRSNDGDSMIMRGIAAKLSNKDIAAVSSYIQGLH from the coding sequence ATGAACAAAGTATTCGTGAGTCTGCTGTTGACCCTGGGCATCACCGGTATGGCTCACGCCGCAGGCGACGCCGCTGCCGGTCAGGGCAAAGCTGCTATGTGTGGCGCCTGCCACGGCGCCGATGGCAACAGCCCTGCGCCGAACTTCCCGAAACTGGCGGGTCAGGGCGAGCGTTACCTACTCAAACAAATGCTCGACATCAAGGCCGGCAACCGCCAGGTGCTGGAAATGACCGGTCTGCTGACCAACGTCAGCGACGCAGACTTGCAGGACATCGCGGCGTACTTCGCTAGCCAGAAGATGAGCGTCGGCGCGGCCGATCCTAAACTGGTTGCGCGTGGTGAAGAGCTGTTCCGCGGCGGCAAACTCGACCAAGGCATGCCGGCATGCACCGGTTGCCACTCGCCCGATGGCTCGGGCAACGCTGCGGCAGGCTTCCCGCAACTGGGCGGTCAGCACGCGACCTATGTGGCTAAACAGTTGACCGACTTTCGCGAAGGCAACCGCAGCAACGACGGCGACAGCATGATCATGCGTGGTATCGCGGCCAAGCTGAGCAACAAGGACATCGCGGCAGTGTCCAGCTACATCCAGGGCCTGCACTAA
- a CDS encoding endonuclease/exonuclease/phosphatase family protein: MLRRWGTERVAGLRNPQVNPHCVDSSGLPADGRLRLLSFNIQVGNSTERYRHYLTRGWQHLLPHTGRAVNLQRIGALLGDYDLVALQEVDGGSLRSGYVNQVEHLAQLGAFPYWYQQLNRNLGHLAQHSNGVLSRLQPTLLEDHPLPGPPGRGAILLRFGEGAEALAVVMMHLSLGPRTRTRQLAYIRELIGGYRHQVLMGDMNTHASDLLLHSPLRDLGLLAPQVEATFPSWRPQRCLDHILLSSSLTLESVRVVAQPISDHLPVAVEIRLPESLGDAPPMLTTAPRGSPA; this comes from the coding sequence ATGCTGCGCCGTTGGGGTACCGAACGTGTGGCTGGCCTGCGCAACCCGCAAGTCAACCCGCACTGCGTGGATTCCAGCGGCCTGCCCGCGGACGGTCGATTGCGTCTGCTCAGTTTCAATATCCAGGTTGGCAATAGCACCGAGCGTTATCGGCATTATCTGACCCGCGGTTGGCAGCATCTGCTACCGCATACGGGGCGAGCCGTTAATCTGCAACGCATCGGCGCGCTACTCGGCGACTATGACCTGGTCGCCTTGCAAGAGGTCGATGGCGGCAGCCTGCGTTCGGGCTATGTCAATCAGGTCGAACACCTCGCCCAGCTGGGCGCTTTTCCTTACTGGTACCAGCAACTCAATCGCAATCTCGGACACCTCGCGCAGCACAGCAACGGTGTGCTCAGCCGCTTGCAGCCAACGCTGTTGGAGGATCATCCGCTGCCCGGCCCGCCTGGGCGTGGGGCGATCCTGTTGCGCTTTGGTGAAGGCGCCGAGGCGCTGGCGGTGGTGATGATGCACCTGTCGCTTGGGCCGCGGACGCGAACCCGGCAACTGGCCTATATCCGCGAGCTGATCGGCGGTTACCGACATCAGGTCCTGATGGGCGATATGAACACCCATGCTTCTGACCTGCTGCTGCATTCGCCGCTGCGCGATCTGGGTCTGTTGGCGCCGCAGGTGGAGGCGACGTTCCCCAGTTGGCGGCCGCAGCGTTGCCTTGACCATATCCTGCTGAGTTCCAGTCTGACCTTGGAGAGTGTGCGGGTGGTCGCTCAGCCGATTTCCGATCATCTGCCGGTGGCGGTCGAGATTCGCCTGCCGGAGAGCCTCGGCGATGCGCCACCGATGCTGACTACGGCCCCTCGCGGATCGCCGGCATGA
- the polA gene encoding DNA polymerase I, whose protein sequence is MSQAPLVLVDGSSYLYRAFHALPPLTTSKGLPTGAVKGVLNMLKSLRKQYPESPFAVVFDAKGGTFRDELYAEYKANRPSMPDDLRVQVEPLHASVRALGFPLLCVDGVEADDVIGTLARQSAALGRDVVISTGDKDMAQLVCPHVTLVNTMTGSVYDVDGVKEKFGVGPELIIDYLALMGDKVDNIPGVPGVGEKTALGLLVGVGGGLDVLYANLDKVPELPIRGAKTLPAKLAEHREMAYLSYQLATIKIDVPLDLQIDDLHPGAEDRPALAELYAELEFKSWLEEVQREAKAAGAESIRAGGLFDQAAPAALVRPADVEQSAPAVAETVDIPQSPAPAETNYETVLDPARFDAWLDKLKQAELFAFDTETTGLDAQQARLVGVSFAVNAQEAAYVPLTHSYMGVPAQLDRDTVLKALKPLLEDPQKAKVGQHAKYDINVLANCAIDGDPQNGINMQGVAFDSMLESYVLDSTATRHNMDALALKYLDHSTIAFEDIAGKGAKQLTFDQIALEQAGPYAAEDADVTLRLHQALWQKLQAVPSLARVLTEIEMPLVPVLARIERQGALVDANLLGIQSHELGEKLVQLEREAFAIAGEEFNLSSPKQLGVILYEKLGLPVLSKTAKGQASTAEAVLAELAEQDFPLPKVLMQYRSLSKLKSTYTDRLPEQINPRTGRIHTSYHQAVTATGRLSSSDPNLQNIPIRTAEGRRIRQAFIAPAGYKLLAADYSQIELRIMAHLAQDEGLLHAFRNNLDVHRATAAEVFGVELDQVTTDQRRSAKAINFGLIYGMSAFGLAKQIGVDRKQSQAYIDRYFARYPGVLAYMERTREQAGEQGYVETLFGRRLYLPEIHSKNAGLRKGAERTAINAPMQGTAADIMKRAMVAVDNWLSESGLDAKVILQVHDELVLEVREDLLEPVREQIRQRMSGAAELAVPLLVDVGVGANWDEAH, encoded by the coding sequence ATGTCTCAAGCTCCCTTAGTCCTAGTGGACGGTTCGTCATATTTGTATCGCGCTTTCCACGCCTTGCCGCCGTTGACCACGTCCAAGGGCCTGCCCACGGGCGCGGTCAAGGGCGTGTTGAACATGCTCAAGAGCCTGCGCAAGCAGTACCCGGAGAGCCCCTTCGCGGTGGTGTTCGACGCCAAGGGCGGCACCTTCCGTGACGAGCTGTATGCCGAGTACAAAGCCAATCGCCCGTCGATGCCGGATGACTTGCGTGTGCAGGTCGAGCCACTGCATGCCAGCGTGCGCGCCCTCGGGTTTCCGCTGCTGTGCGTCGACGGTGTAGAGGCCGATGATGTGATCGGCACCCTGGCCCGGCAAAGCGCAGCCTTAGGCCGGGACGTGGTGATTTCCACCGGCGACAAGGACATGGCGCAGCTAGTCTGCCCGCACGTTACCTTGGTCAACACCATGACCGGTAGCGTCTACGACGTGGATGGCGTTAAAGAGAAATTCGGGGTCGGTCCCGAGCTGATCATCGACTACTTGGCGTTGATGGGCGACAAGGTCGACAACATTCCGGGCGTTCCTGGTGTCGGGGAAAAGACCGCATTAGGGCTGCTGGTGGGCGTCGGCGGTGGTCTGGACGTGCTCTATGCCAACCTCGACAAGGTTCCTGAGCTGCCGATTCGCGGCGCCAAGACGCTGCCGGCCAAACTCGCCGAGCACCGCGAGATGGCCTATCTGTCCTATCAACTGGCGACGATCAAGATCGATGTGCCGCTGGACTTGCAGATCGACGACTTGCACCCCGGTGCAGAGGATCGTCCGGCCCTGGCTGAGCTGTATGCCGAGCTGGAGTTCAAGAGCTGGCTGGAGGAGGTGCAGCGCGAGGCCAAGGCGGCGGGTGCCGAGTCGATCCGCGCCGGAGGGCTGTTCGATCAGGCTGCGCCGGCAGCGTTGGTCCGTCCGGCCGATGTGGAGCAGTCCGCTCCTGCTGTTGCCGAAACAGTGGATATCCCGCAGAGCCCCGCGCCAGCAGAAACCAATTATGAAACGGTGCTCGACCCCGCACGTTTTGACGCCTGGCTGGACAAGCTGAAGCAGGCCGAGCTGTTCGCCTTCGACACCGAGACCACCGGCCTCGACGCGCAACAAGCGCGGCTTGTCGGCGTCTCCTTCGCGGTCAATGCCCAGGAAGCCGCCTATGTGCCGCTGACCCACTCATACATGGGTGTGCCGGCGCAGCTCGATCGCGATACGGTGCTCAAGGCGCTCAAGCCGCTGCTGGAAGACCCGCAGAAAGCCAAGGTCGGTCAGCACGCCAAGTACGACATCAACGTGCTGGCGAACTGCGCCATCGATGGTGATCCGCAGAATGGCATCAATATGCAGGGCGTGGCCTTCGACAGCATGCTCGAATCCTATGTGCTGGACTCGACCGCCACCCGCCATAACATGGACGCCCTGGCGTTGAAATACCTCGACCACAGCACCATCGCCTTCGAGGACATCGCCGGCAAGGGCGCCAAGCAACTGACCTTCGACCAGATCGCCCTCGAACAGGCCGGCCCCTATGCCGCCGAAGATGCCGACGTGACCCTGCGTCTGCACCAGGCCTTGTGGCAGAAGCTGCAGGCCGTGCCGAGCCTGGCCAGGGTGCTGACCGAAATCGAAATGCCGCTAGTGCCGGTGCTGGCGCGGATCGAGCGGCAGGGGGCGTTGGTCGACGCCAATCTGCTCGGCATCCAGAGTCATGAACTGGGCGAGAAGCTGGTGCAATTGGAGCGCGAAGCCTTCGCCATCGCCGGTGAGGAGTTCAACCTCAGCTCGCCCAAACAGCTCGGTGTGATTCTGTACGAGAAGCTCGGGTTGCCAGTGTTGAGCAAGACCGCCAAGGGGCAGGCGTCGACCGCCGAAGCGGTTCTTGCCGAGCTGGCCGAACAGGACTTCCCGCTGCCCAAGGTGCTGATGCAGTACCGCTCGCTGAGCAAGCTGAAGAGCACCTACACCGATCGCCTGCCGGAGCAGATCAACCCGCGTACCGGGCGTATCCACACCTCCTACCATCAGGCGGTGACGGCGACCGGGCGGCTGTCATCCAGCGACCCGAACCTGCAGAACATCCCGATCCGCACCGCCGAGGGGCGGCGCATTCGCCAGGCCTTTATCGCTCCCGCCGGCTACAAGCTGCTGGCGGCCGACTATTCGCAGATCGAACTGCGGATCATGGCCCACCTGGCCCAGGACGAAGGGCTGCTGCACGCCTTCCGCAATAACCTCGATGTGCACCGTGCGACGGCGGCGGAAGTGTTCGGCGTTGAGTTGGATCAGGTCACGACCGATCAGCGGCGCAGCGCCAAGGCGATCAACTTCGGGTTGATCTACGGCATGAGTGCGTTTGGTCTGGCCAAGCAAATCGGCGTCGACCGCAAGCAGTCGCAGGCCTATATCGACCGTTACTTCGCGCGTTATCCGGGAGTGTTGGCCTACATGGAGCGCACCCGCGAGCAGGCGGGCGAGCAGGGCTATGTCGAGACGCTGTTCGGTCGCCGTTTGTATTTGCCGGAGATTCACTCGAAGAACGCTGGCCTGCGTAAGGGTGCCGAGCGCACGGCGATCAACGCGCCGATGCAGGGCACCGCCGCAGATATCATGAAGCGCGCGATGGTCGCGGTGGACAACTGGCTCAGCGAGTCCGGGCTGGACGCCAAAGTCATCCTGCAGGTTCACGATGAACTGGTGCTGGAGGTGCGTGAGGATCTGCTCGAACCGGTGCGTGAGCAGATTCGCCAGCGCATGAGCGGCGCCGCCGAACTGGCTGTGCCGTTGTTGGTGGATGTCGGGGTTGGCGCGAATTGGGATGAGGCGCACTAA
- a CDS encoding DUF2782 domain-containing protein, which produces MRTLNRLLLTSLLALSPVAAFAEEPVSAEPDVTIRQDGDKTIQEYRVNGFLYAIKVIPKGGKPYFLVRADGSDGNFVRSDYPDMLIPSWEIFSW; this is translated from the coding sequence ATGCGCACACTCAACCGCCTGTTGCTGACCAGTTTGCTAGCGCTCAGCCCGGTCGCTGCCTTCGCCGAGGAGCCAGTGTCAGCCGAACCCGATGTGACCATTCGCCAAGACGGCGACAAGACCATCCAGGAATACCGGGTCAATGGTTTCCTGTACGCCATCAAGGTCATCCCGAAAGGCGGCAAACCGTATTTCCTGGTACGGGCCGACGGCAGCGACGGCAACTTTGTTCGCTCCGATTACCCCGACATGCTGATCCCCTCCTGGGAAATTTTCAGCTGGTAG
- a CDS encoding c-type cytochrome: MKMLLLTAGALLLSLNVQAAQDPEAVYNRACAACHNGQLPMAPKKGDKAAWEPRLAQGMDTLVQHVTNGFNAMPPRGLCTDCSAEDYQAVIEWMSK, translated from the coding sequence ATGAAGATGCTGCTGCTTACTGCCGGTGCCCTACTGTTGTCCTTGAATGTTCAGGCTGCTCAGGATCCGGAGGCGGTGTACAACCGGGCCTGTGCTGCTTGCCATAATGGGCAACTGCCGATGGCGCCGAAAAAAGGCGATAAGGCCGCCTGGGAGCCGCGTTTGGCCCAAGGCATGGACACGCTGGTGCAGCACGTCACCAATGGTTTTAATGCCATGCCGCCGCGCGGCCTGTGCACCGACTGTAGCGCCGAGGATTACCAAGCTGTCATCGAATGGATGAGCAAGTAA
- a CDS encoding thiol:disulfide interchange protein DsbA/DsbL produces MRNLIFSAALATASLFGMTANAAEPIQAGKQYVELSSPVPVSKPGQIEVVELFWYGCPHCYHFEPTINPWVEKLPKDVNFIRIPAMFGGLWNVHGQLFITLESMKVENKVHAAIFEAIQKDGKKLATPEEMAEFLVTQGIDKDEFLKTYNSFGVKSQMEKAKKLAMAYQISGVPVLIVNGKYRFDISSSGGPEQALDVADQLIAKERAAQ; encoded by the coding sequence ATGCGTAACCTGATTTTCAGTGCCGCCCTCGCGACTGCGAGCCTGTTCGGGATGACCGCCAACGCTGCGGAGCCGATTCAGGCGGGCAAGCAGTATGTCGAACTGAGCAGTCCAGTCCCGGTCTCCAAGCCTGGCCAGATCGAAGTGGTGGAGCTGTTCTGGTACGGCTGCCCACATTGCTACCATTTCGAACCGACCATCAATCCGTGGGTCGAAAAGCTGCCGAAAGACGTCAACTTCATCCGTATCCCGGCCATGTTCGGCGGCCTGTGGAATGTCCACGGCCAGCTGTTCATTACCCTCGAATCGATGAAGGTCGAGAACAAGGTCCACGCCGCGATCTTCGAGGCCATCCAGAAAGACGGCAAGAAACTCGCTACGCCAGAAGAAATGGCCGAGTTCCTCGTTACTCAAGGCATCGATAAGGACGAATTCCTCAAGACCTACAACTCCTTCGGCGTGAAGAGTCAGATGGAGAAAGCCAAGAAGCTGGCTATGGCGTATCAGATCAGTGGTGTGCCGGTGTTGATCGTCAACGGCAAGTACCGTTTCGACATCAGCTCTTCCGGTGGCCCGGAGCAAGCGCTGGATGTGGCTGACCAGCTGATCGCCAAAGAACGCGCTGCGCAGTAA